The Niastella koreensis GR20-10 genome includes a window with the following:
- a CDS encoding GntR family transcriptional regulator, whose protein sequence is MVFKDSPAIYIQIALYICEQILLKKWKAEEKIMSIRDLGELIEISPNTVQRAYDFLQQKNIIVNKRGIGFFVGPDAEENILSFRREQFMENELPEMLRNLYLLKIDMKKVNDLYERFVKDNFLNKKK, encoded by the coding sequence ATGGTTTTTAAAGATAGTCCAGCTATATATATTCAGATTGCCCTGTATATCTGTGAGCAGATCCTGCTAAAGAAATGGAAGGCTGAAGAAAAAATTATGAGCATTCGCGATTTGGGCGAATTAATTGAAATAAGTCCCAATACCGTGCAACGGGCATATGATTTTTTGCAACAAAAAAATATTATCGTCAATAAGCGGGGAATCGGCTTTTTTGTTGGCCCTGATGCAGAAGAAAACATCCTTTCTTTTCGCCGGGAACAATTTATGGAAAATGAGTTACCTGAAATGTTACGAAACCTGTATTTGCTAAAGATCGACATGAAAAAAGTGAATGATTTATACGAGCGATTTGTAAAAGATAACTTTTTAAATAAAAAGAAATGA
- a CDS encoding ATP-binding cassette domain-containing protein yields MIRFDKFCFGYKANKLLYRDLQLTLQTGKIYGLLGKNGAGKSTLLKSLIGLLYPSSGTISINGFNPFHRKPSFLKTIYFIPEEVYVPALTIDSYVVLFAPFYPLFDRAKLNGYLDKLDVHTNEKLNKLSFGQQKKFIIAFALACNTSVLIMDEPTNGLDIPSKKRFRKLISSAMHEDRIIFISTHQTRDLENLIDQVIIIDNGELLLNAPVEVIGHKLSFKIVSEDYKDQPVLYEEEVLQGRAVITKNMDGVEAKINFEQLFNAATESPAIVKTIFNN; encoded by the coding sequence ATGATACGTTTTGACAAATTTTGTTTTGGCTACAAAGCAAATAAGCTATTATATCGCGACCTGCAACTTACCCTTCAAACAGGAAAGATCTATGGGTTGCTGGGTAAAAATGGGGCCGGTAAGTCTACATTGCTAAAAAGCTTGATTGGTCTGCTTTATCCGTCGTCAGGCACTATTTCCATAAATGGTTTTAATCCTTTCCACCGCAAGCCGTCTTTTTTAAAAACCATCTATTTTATTCCCGAGGAAGTGTATGTACCGGCATTGACAATAGACAGTTATGTGGTGCTCTTTGCTCCGTTTTATCCTTTATTTGATCGCGCTAAGCTGAATGGTTACCTGGATAAGCTGGACGTACATACAAATGAAAAGCTGAACAAACTATCCTTTGGCCAGCAAAAAAAATTCATTATTGCGTTTGCGCTGGCTTGCAATACCAGTGTATTGATCATGGATGAGCCAACAAATGGGCTTGATATTCCTTCCAAGAAAAGATTTCGCAAACTGATATCTTCTGCCATGCATGAAGATAGGATCATCTTTATATCCACTCACCAAACGCGCGATCTTGAAAATCTAATAGACCAGGTGATCATTATAGACAATGGCGAGCTGTTGTTAAATGCACCTGTTGAGGTGATAGGTCATAAACTATCGTTTAAAATAGTGTCGGAGGATTATAAGGATCAACCGGTTCTTTACGAAGAAGAAGTGCTGCAGGGGCGCGCTGTTATAACAAAAAATATGGACGGAGTAGAAGCGAAGATCAATTTTGAACAACTCTTTAATGCAGCTACCGAAAGCCCCGCTATAGTGAAAACCATTTTTAACAACTAG